A genomic region of Zea mays cultivar B73 chromosome 6, Zm-B73-REFERENCE-NAM-5.0, whole genome shotgun sequence contains the following coding sequences:
- the LOC100284914 gene encoding MTD1, which produces MREWGQRGRRGAMPFVSECGRRGGGSGSSSGSSLSARRGSDSRAGVLQWDEVEEIDGEVQSSYRGPFDTMDALQDALPNKRKGASKFYNGKTNSVADAAQPAKGTADPVNPSPKKRKGFLSFGFSWTKSWSRRGATSSSENFGKTLSAALTGSAQGNSRGGVHEHQGCQDPAAHCLHLHRRSNMPGVSASPPGPGALRPQLISVQMQSVSVAGVEDVAESTASVSPREKRRRSLQ; this is translated from the exons ATGAGAGAGTGGGGACAGCGTGGGAGAAGGGGAGCAATGCCGTTCGTGTCCGAGTGCGGGCGGCGGGGCGGCGGCAGTGGCAGCTCCAGCGGGTCGTCGTTGTCAGCGCGGCGGGGAAGTGATAGCAGGGCTGGGGTGCTGCAATGGGATGAGGTGGAGGAGATCGATGGAGAGGTGCAGAGCTCGTACAGGGGACCCTTCGACACAATGGACGCGCTCCAGGACGCGCTACCAAACAAAAG GAAAGGAGCATCCAAATTCTACAATGGCAAAACGAATTCTGTGGCAGATGCTGCTCAACCGGCAAAAGGCACTGCTGATCCTGTGAACCCATCCCCTAAGAAGCGCAAGGGCTTCCTTTCATTCGGCTTCAGCTGGACCAAGTCTTGGAGCAGACGTGGTGCAACCAGCAGCTCAGAGAACTTCGGGAAGACGCTGTCTGCAGCCCTTACAGGCAGTGCTCAAGGCAACAGCAGGGGCGGTGTCCATGAGCACCAGGGCTGTCAAGACCCTGCTGCCCACTGCCTGCATCTGCACAGGAGGTCCAACATGCCTGGCGTCTCTGCTTCCCCGCCTGGACCTGGTGCCCTTCGGCCTCAGCTGATCTCAGTGCAGATGCAGTCGGTGTCTGTGGCTGGTGTGGAGGACGTGGCGGAGTCCACCGCCTCAGTTTCTCCCAGAGAGAAGCGCAGGAGGAGCTTGCAGTAG